In Rhodanobacter denitrificans, a single window of DNA contains:
- a CDS encoding bifunctional enoyl-CoA hydratase/phosphate acetyltransferase: MDETTPDTAAPLIRNRTFDEIAVGDSATIERSLSAEDVQLLATLYGDSDPQRLDPAFVASPGFHGVIGHGMWGAALISAVLGTRLPGAGTACLEQALRFHAPVRIGDTLAVQVQAIARDAATRRIRFACRCTNQHGVLAIDGTVDVTAPDERIEYARTRLPEVRLPDADGRPLAARALSLGPIRVAVVHPCDETSLAAALDAHAAGLIEPVLVAPQARLAEVARKAGLDLSGITIEDVPHSHAAAAKAVELAAGGRVDALMKGSLHTDELMAAVVTSAAGLRTARRISHCYLMHSPAYPRPFIITDGAINIAPTLEEKADIVCNAIDLAHIVGVALPRVAILAAVETVNPRMQTTLDAAALCKMADRGQIAGAVLDGPLAFDNAISVAAARIKGIVSDVAGLADILLVPDLESGNMLAKQLEYLGGATSAAVVMGARVPIVLTSRADSRESRIASCALASLVAHHYRLSPP, encoded by the coding sequence ATGGACGAGACCACGCCCGACACCGCCGCGCCGCTGATCCGCAACCGCACGTTCGACGAGATCGCCGTCGGCGACAGCGCGACGATCGAGCGCTCGCTGAGCGCCGAGGACGTGCAACTGCTGGCGACCCTCTACGGCGACAGCGATCCGCAGCGGCTGGACCCGGCGTTCGTCGCCTCGCCCGGCTTCCACGGCGTGATCGGCCACGGCATGTGGGGCGCGGCGCTGATCTCCGCCGTGCTGGGCACGCGCCTGCCCGGCGCCGGTACCGCCTGCCTGGAGCAGGCGCTGCGTTTCCACGCGCCGGTGCGCATCGGCGACACGCTGGCGGTGCAGGTGCAGGCGATCGCGCGGGACGCGGCGACCAGGCGCATCCGCTTCGCCTGTCGCTGCACGAACCAGCACGGCGTGCTGGCGATCGACGGCACGGTCGACGTGACCGCACCGGACGAGCGCATCGAATACGCCCGCACCCGCCTGCCGGAAGTGCGCCTGCCCGACGCCGACGGCCGGCCACTGGCCGCCCGCGCCCTGTCGCTGGGCCCGATCCGGGTGGCCGTGGTGCATCCCTGCGACGAAACCAGCCTCGCCGCCGCGCTGGATGCGCATGCGGCCGGCCTGATCGAACCGGTGCTGGTGGCGCCGCAGGCAAGACTCGCGGAAGTGGCGCGCAAGGCCGGGCTTGATCTTTCCGGCATCACCATCGAGGACGTGCCGCACAGCCACGCCGCCGCCGCGAAAGCGGTCGAACTCGCCGCCGGTGGCCGCGTCGACGCGCTGATGAAGGGCAGCCTGCACACCGACGAACTGATGGCGGCGGTAGTGACCTCCGCCGCCGGCCTGCGCACGGCGCGGCGCATCTCGCATTGCTACCTGATGCACAGCCCGGCGTACCCGCGGCCGTTCATCATCACCGACGGGGCGATCAACATCGCACCGACGCTGGAGGAGAAGGCCGACATCGTGTGCAACGCGATCGACCTGGCGCACATCGTGGGCGTGGCCCTGCCGCGCGTGGCGATCCTCGCCGCGGTGGAGACCGTCAACCCGCGCATGCAGACCACGCTCGATGCCGCCGCGCTGTGCAAGATGGCCGACCGCGGCCAGATCGCCGGCGCCGTGCTGGACGGGCCGCTGGCGTTCGACAACGCGATTTCCGTCGCCGCCGCGCGGATCAAGGGCATTGTCTCGGACGTGGCCGGCCTGGCCGACATCCTGCTGGTGCCCGACCTGGAAAGCGGCAACATGCTGGCGAAGCAGCTGGAATACCTGGGCGGCGCAACCAGCGCGGCGGTGGTGATGGGCGCGCGCGTGCCGATCGTGCTGACCAGCCGCGCCGACTCGCGCGAATCGCGCATCGCCTCGTGCGCGCTCGCCTCACTGGTGGCCCACCATTACCGGCTCAGCCCGCCATGA
- a CDS encoding acetate/propionate family kinase yields the protein MNDRGGNSLILVLNCGSSSIKFALFDADATPLARTPAWGGKVEGITGDAPVFSESGAAAEMLALGCEHPYHAALTYLRQRIVARLQGRRIVAIAHRVVHGGSKYFEPVRVDAAVLADLKSLIPLAPLHQPFALEAIGALLDELPRLPQVACFDTAFHQSMPTVEKMLPLPRSAWDQGLRRYGFHGLSYAYQAQVLGERYGDAARGRTIVAHLGSGASLCAMRNLQSVATTMGFSALDGLMMGTRCGALDPGAVIYLMEIRKLSLERVGRMLYHESGLLGVSGVSADPRELLPREGELPVQQALALYVRSIVREVGALTATLDGLDMLVFTAGIGEHQAVIRERVCAGLGFLGVAIDPTANAAHAPVISSASSRVKVVVEAANEEWVAATAAATLTRH from the coding sequence ATGAACGACCGCGGCGGCAACTCGCTGATCCTGGTGCTGAACTGCGGCTCGTCCAGCATCAAGTTCGCGCTGTTCGACGCGGACGCGACGCCGCTGGCGCGCACGCCCGCCTGGGGCGGCAAGGTCGAGGGCATCACCGGCGATGCCCCGGTATTCAGCGAAAGCGGCGCGGCGGCCGAGATGCTGGCGCTGGGCTGCGAGCACCCCTACCATGCCGCGCTGACTTATCTGCGCCAGCGCATCGTGGCGCGGTTGCAGGGCCGCCGCATCGTGGCGATCGCGCACCGCGTGGTGCACGGCGGCAGCAAATATTTCGAACCGGTGCGGGTCGATGCCGCGGTGCTGGCCGACCTGAAAAGCCTTATCCCGCTGGCGCCGCTGCACCAGCCGTTCGCGCTGGAAGCGATCGGCGCGCTGCTGGACGAACTGCCGCGACTGCCGCAGGTGGCCTGTTTCGACACCGCCTTCCACCAGAGCATGCCGACCGTCGAGAAGATGCTGCCGCTGCCGCGCTCGGCCTGGGACCAGGGCCTGCGTCGCTACGGTTTCCACGGCCTGTCCTACGCGTACCAGGCGCAGGTGCTGGGCGAGCGCTACGGCGACGCCGCACGCGGCCGCACCATCGTGGCGCACCTGGGCAGCGGCGCCAGCCTGTGCGCGATGCGCAACCTGCAAAGCGTCGCCACCACGATGGGCTTCTCGGCGCTGGACGGGCTGATGATGGGCACGCGCTGCGGTGCGCTGGATCCCGGCGCGGTGATCTACCTGATGGAGATCCGCAAGTTGTCGCTCGAACGCGTGGGCCGCATGCTGTACCACGAGTCCGGCCTGCTCGGCGTCTCCGGAGTTTCCGCCGATCCGCGCGAGCTGCTGCCGCGCGAAGGCGAGTTGCCGGTGCAGCAGGCGCTGGCCCTGTACGTGCGCAGCATTGTGCGCGAAGTGGGCGCGCTGACGGCCACGCTGGACGGGCTGGACATGCTGGTCTTCACCGCCGGCATCGGCGAGCACCAGGCGGTGATCCGCGAACGCGTGTGCGCCGGCCTGGGTTTTCTCGGCGTGGCGATCGACCCGACCGCGAATGCCGCCCATGCGCCGGTCATCTCCAGCGCATCCAGCCGGGTGAAGGTGGTGGTGGAAGCGGCCAACGAGGAGTGGGTGGCCGCGACGGCTGCGGCGACGCTCACCCGCCACTGA